In Oryza sativa Japonica Group chromosome 2, ASM3414082v1, the following are encoded in one genomic region:
- the LOC4328870 gene encoding putative callose synthase 8 isoform X2, which translates to MDAKLVWIPGNVANQREHLILLLANMHARLNPKSSSETMLDDRAVDELLAKTFENYLTWCKFLGRKSNIWLPSVKQEIQQHKLLYISLYLLIWGEASNLRLMPECLCYIFHHMSYELYGVLSGAVSLITGEKVRPAYGGDDESFLKKVVTPIYKEIYEESLKNKNGVSDHSTWRNYDDLNEFFWSADCFKLGWPMRLNNDFFFTSNKNKNSRLPIVPPVQQTEQQINQLRTSQQTDQQNTQLRTSQQTEQRNTQLRTPNGSSSFQNMLNPEAPGQTQQQTTSDTSQQKWLGKTNFVEVRSFWHIFRSFDRMWTLLVLGLQVLIIMAWHGLESPLQLLDPIIFQDVLSIFITNSVLRVIQVILDITFSWRTKRTMRFSQKLRFAVKLSIAVAWAIILPIFYASSQNYLSCSARRPKTFLGIFCLSKYMVVVALYLTSNVIGMALFFVPAVSSFLETSTWRICNMLAWWCQPELYVGRGMQEGQVPLLKYTTFWTILLSSKFLFSYYFEIKPLVEPTKEIMKVNVNKYEWHEFFPQVKSNAGAILAVWAPIILVYFMDTQIWYSVFCTIFGGMCGIIHHLGEIRTMGMVRSRFCTLLEAFNTSLVPHSMMTKKKGILPSFLEKKIFKNFGKAERHDPIKFALVWNQIINSFRSEDLISNREMDLMTMPMSLEHRSGSIRWPMFLLAKKFSEAVDMVANFTGKSTRLFCIIKKDNYMLCAINDFYELTKSILRHLVIGDVEKRVIAAIYTEIEKSIQNASLLVDFKMDHLPSLVAKFDRLAELLYTNKQELRYEVTILLQDIIDILVQDMLVDAQSVLGLINSSETLISDDDGTFEYYKPELFASISSISNIRFPFPENGPLKEQVKRLYLLLNTKEKVVEVPSNLEARRRISFFATSLFMDMPSAPKVSSMLSFSIITPYFNEEVKFSEDELHSDQDEASILSYMQKIYPDEWRNFLERLGPKVTQEEIRYWASFHGQTLSRTVRGMMYYRKALRLQAFLDRTNDQELCKGPAANGRQTKNMHQSLSTELDALADMKFSYVISCQKFGEQKSSGNPHAQDIIDLMTRYPALRVAYIEEKEIIVDNRPHKVYSSVLIKAENNLDQEIYRIKLPGPPLIGEGKPENQNHAIIFTRGEALQTIDMNQDNYLEEAYKMRNVLQEFVRHPRGKAPTILGLREHIFTGSVSSLAGFMSYQETSFVTIGQRFLADPLRVRFHYGHPDIFDRMFHLTRGGISKASKTINLSEDVFAGYNSILRRGHITYNEYIQVGKGRDVGLNQISKFEAKVANGNSEQTLSRDIHRLGRRFDFFRMLSCYFTTVGFYFNSLISVVGVYVFLYGQLYLVLSGLQRALLIEAETQNMKSLETALVSQSFLQLGLLTGLPMVMELGLEKGFRVALSDFILMQLQLASVFFTFSLGTKAHYYGRTILHGGAKYRPTGRKFVAFHASFTENYQLYSRSHFVKGFELVFLLIIYHIFRRSYVSTVVHVMITYSTWFMAVTWLFAPFLFNPAGFAWRKIVEDWADWTIWMRNQGGIGVQPEKSWESWWNAENAHLRHSVLSSRILEVLLSLRFFMYQYGLVYHLKISQDNKNFLVYLLSWVVIIAIVGLVKLVNCASRRLSSKHQLVFRLIKLLIFLSVMTSLILLSCLCQLSIMDLIICCLAFIPTGWGLLLIVQVLRPKIEYYAIWEPIQVIAHAYDYGMGSLLFFPIAALAWMPVISAIQTRVLFNRAFSRQLQIQPFIAGKTKRR; encoded by the exons ATGGATGCAAAGTTGGTTTGGATTCCAG gAAATGTTGCCAATCAAAGGGAGCATCTCATTCTTTTGCTTGCAAATATGCATGCTCGCTTGAACCCCAAGTCATCCTCTGAAACAATG CTTGATGACAGAGCAGTAGATGAACTATTGGCAAAAACATTTGAGAACTATCTGACCTGGTGCAAGTTTTTGGGGAGAAAAAGCAACATATG GTTGCCCTCTGTGAAGCAGGAAATCCAGCAACATAAACTTCTGTACATATCTCTTTATCTTCTTATATGGGGAGAAGCATCAAACTTACGACTTATGCCAGAATGTTTATGCTACATCTTTCATCAT ATGTCGTATGAGTTATATGGAGTACTCTCAGGAGCTGTAAGCTTAATTACTGGCGAAAAAGTCAGACCTGCATATGGAGGAGATGAtgaatcatttttgaaaaaagtaGTGACGCCAATATACAAAGAGATATATGAG GAATCACTAAAGAACAAGAATGGAGTATCTGATCACTCAACATGGAGAAACTATGATGACCTCAACGAGTTCTTCTG GTCTGCAGATTGCTTCAAGCTTGGCTGGCCCATGCGCCTGAATAATGACTTCTTTTTTACGTCAAACAAAAATAAGAATTCTCGGCTTCCCATTGTTCCACCAGTTCAGCAAACCGAGCAACAAATCAACCAATTGAGAACATCTCAGCAAACTGATCAACAAAACACCCAATTGAGAACATCTCAGCAAACTGAGCAACGAAACACCCAATTGAGAACACCCAATGGATCCTCATCGTTTCAAAATATGCTCAATCCCGAAGCACCGGGGCAAACACAACAG CAAACTACAAGCGACACATCTCAACAGAAGTGGTTAGGAAAGACAAATTTTGTTGAGGTCCGATCCTTTTGGCATATCTTCAGAAGCTTTGATAGGATGTGGACACTCCTTGTGCTTGGGCTTCAG GTTCTTataataatggcatggcatggatTAGAAAGTCCTCTCCAGTTACTTGATCCAATAATTTTTCAGGATGTTCTGAGTATTTTCATAACCAATTCAGTACTTCGAGTTATTCAAG TTATTCTTGATATTACTTTCTCATGGAGAACCAAGAGAACGATGAGATTTAGTCAGAAGCTAAGATTTGCTGTAAAACTTTCTATTGCTGTGGCATGGGCCATCATTCTTCCCATATTTTATGCTAGTTCCCAAAACTACTTGTCTTGTTCAGCTAGACGACCTAAAACTTTTCTGGGGATCTTCTGCTTGTCGAAATATATGGTGGTCGTTGCATTGTACCTTACAAGCAATGTGATTGGGATGGCATTGTTTTTTGTTCCTGCTGTAAGCAGTTTTTTAGAGACATCTACTTGGAGAATTTGCAATATGTTAGCCTGGTGGTGTCAG CCTGAGTTATATGTTGGACGAGGAATGCAAGAAGGCCAAGTACCTTTACTAAA GTATACAACATTTTGGACAATTCTCTTGTCAAGCAAATTTTTATTTAGCTACTACTTTGag ATTAAGCCTCTTGTTGAACCCACGAAAGAAATTATGAAGGTCAATGTGAATAAATATGAGTGGCATGAATTCTTTCCTCAAG TCAAAAGCAACGCTGGAGCTATTCTTGCTGTATGGGCCCCTATAATTCTT GTCTATTTCATGGACACACAGATTTGGTATTCTGTATTCTGTACCATCTTTGGTGGTATGTGTGGTATTATTCATCATCTTGGTGAG ATTCGTACAATGGGAATGGTGAGAAGTCGATTCTGTACCTTGCTAGAGGCGTTCAATACCTCTCTTGTTCCTCATTCAATGATGACAAAGAAAAAGGGAATATTGCCTAGTTTcttggaaaagaaaatatttaag AATTTTGGTAAAGCTGAAAGACATGATCCAATAAAGTTTGCTCTTGTTTGGAATCAAATAATAAATAGCTTCCGCTCAGAGGATTTAATAAGTAATAG AGAGATGGACTTGATGACAATGCCCATGTCACTAGAACATAGGTCTGGTTCTATTCGTTGGCCCATGTTTTTACTCGCCAAAAAG TTTTCAGAAGCAGTAGATATGGTAGCCAATTTTACTGGAAAAAGTACACGACTCTTCTGTATAATTAAGAAGGATAATTACATGCTTTGTGCAATCAATGATTTCTACGAATTGACAAAAAGTATTTTGAGGCATCTGGTTATTGGTGATGTAGAGAAGAG GGTAATAGCTGCCATCTACACTGAAATCGAAAAGAGTATTCAGAATGCAAGTCTATTGGTTGATTTTAAGATGGACCATTTGCCTTCACTGGTTGCCAAGTTTGACAGATTGGCTGAGCTTCTG TACACGAACAAACAAGAACTTCGATATGAAGTGACAATTTTACTCCAAGATATCATTGATATTCTGGTCCAAGATATGCTTGTAGATGCTCAAAG TGTATTAGGTCTGATTAATTCTTCTGAAACACTGATCTCGGATGATGATGGAACCTTTGAGTACTACAAACCAGAGCTCTTTGCATCTATCAGCTCAATATCGAACATACGTTTTCCATTTCCTGAGAATGGCCCACTAAAAGAGCAG GTGAAACGCCTCTACCTTCTGCTTAATACTAAAGAAAAGGTCGTGGAAGTACCGTCAAATTTAGAGGCTCGGCGACGCATTTCATTTTTTGCCACGTCTCTTTTTATGGATATGCCATCTGCTCCGAAAGTCAGCAGTATGCTGTCATTTAG CATAATAACTCCATATTTCAACGAAGAGGTAAAGTTTTCAGAGGACGAACTTCATTCAGATCAAGACGAGGCATCCATCCTTTCCTACATGCAAAAGATATATCCAG ATGAATGGAGAAACTTTTTGGAACGGCTTGGTCCAAAGGTCACACAAGAAGAAATCAGATACTGGGCTTCTTTCCATGGTCAAACATTAAGCCGAACTG TCCGAGGAATGATGTATTACAGAAAAGCACTGAGACTACAGGCTTTCTTAGACAGGACAAATGACCAAG AATTATGCAAAGGACCTGCGGCGAATGGGCGACAAACTAAGAACATGCACCAATCATTATCAACTGAACTAGACGCACTTGCTGATATGAAATTTTCGTACGTCATCTCATGTCAGAAGTTTGGGGAACAGAAATCTAGTGGTAATCCTCATGCTCAAGACATTATCGATCTAATGACAAG GTATCCAGCTCTACGTGTCGCCTACATTGAAGAGAAGGAGATCATAGTAGATAATAGGCCTCATAAGGTTTATTCATCAGTTTTAATAAAAGCAGAAAACAATTTAGACCAG GAAATTTACCGTATAAAGCTGCCTGGTCCACCCCTTATTGGAGAAGGGAAGCCTGAAAATCAAAATCACGCTATTATATTCACCCGTGGAGAAGCTCTACAAACAATCGATATGAACCAA GACAACTATCTGGAAGAAGCTTATAAGATGAGAAACGTGCTTCAAGAATTTGTTAGGCATCCTAGGGGCAAAGCTCCAACTATCCTTGGGCTTAGAGAGCACATCTTCACTGGAAG TGTTTCTTCACTTGCTGGATTCATGTCATATCAAGAAACCAGCTTTGTTACAATTGGACAAAGATTTCTTGCTGACCCCCTCAG GGTGCGGTTTCATTATGGTCATCCAGACATTTTTGATCGGATGTTTCATTTGACAAGAGGTGGCATAAGCAAAGCGTCTAAAACTATTAACTTAAGTGAGGACGTGTTTGCTG GGTATAATTCCATATTGCGCCGTGGACATATAACTTATAATGAGTACATTCAAGTTGGCAAAGGGCGTGATGTTGGTCTTAATCAGATATCAAAATTTGAAGCTAAAGTTGCAAATGGGAATAGTGAACAAACTCTTAGCCGTGATATCCATCGGCTAGGGCGACGCTTTGATTTTTTCAGGATGCTCTCTTGTTATTTCACAACAGTGGGATTTTACTTCAATAGTCTA ATATCAGTTGTAGGCGTTTATGTTTTCCTCTATGGACAATTGTATTTGGTTCTTAGCGGCCTACAGAGAGCTCTGTTAATTGAAGCTGAGACTCAGAATATGAAGTCCTTAGAAACTGCCCTGGTATCTCAGTCTTTTCTCCAGCTGGGTCTGCTTACAGGATTACCTATGGTGATGGAGCTAGGTCTGGAAAAAGGTTTCCGAGTAGCTTTGAGTGACTTTATCCTCATGCAACTGCAGTTGGCTTCAGTTTTCTTCACATTCTCTCTTGGAACAAAAGCTCACTATTATGGACGTACTATTCTTCACGGTGGTGCAAAATACCGACCAACAGGGCGCAAATTTGTGGCATTCCATGCAAGCTTTACAGAAAACTACCAGTTATACTCCCGAAGTCATTTTGTCAAAGGATTTGAATTGGTCTTCCTTCTGATAATTTACCATATTTTTAGAAGATCGTATGTGAGCACTGTGGTACATGTGATGATCACATACTCAACGTGGTTTATGGCAGTGACTTGGCTGTTTGCACCTTTTCTTTTTAACCCAGCTGGTTTTGCTTGGCGTAAGATTGTTGAGGATTGGGCAGACTGGACAATATGGATGAGGAACCAAGGGGGCATAGGAGTGCAACCAGAAAAGAGCTGGGAATCATGGTGGAATGCTGAGAATGCACATCTTCGTCACTCAGTACTGAGTTCTAGGATTCTTGAAGTGTTGCTCTCCTTGCGCTTCTTCATGTATCAATACGGACTTGTCTATCATCTCAAGATATCTCAAGACAACAAAAATTTCCTAGTCTACTTGCTTTCTTGGGTTGTTATTATTGCCATTGTTGGGTTAGTTAAG CTTGTTAATTGTGCTAGCCGTCGGTTGAGCTCAAAGCACCAGCTTGTCTTCAGGCTTATCAAATTGTTAATATTCCTCTCAGTGATGACCTCCTTAATCCTTCTCTCTTGCCTCTGCCAACTATCCATCATGGATTTGATCATCTGTTGCCTCGCTTTCATACCAACTGGTTGGGGCCTCCTCCTT ATCGTTCAAGTTTTGAGGCCAAAAATTGAATACTATGCCATATGGGAGCCTATTCAGGTTATTGCTCATGCTTACGACTACGGAATGGGTTCACTGCTATTTTTTCCGATCGCTGCATTAGCATGGATGCCTGTTATCTCCGCCATCCAAACCAGGGTTCTTTTCAACAGGGCATTTTCTAGGCAGTTGCAGATCCAACCTTTTATTGCAGGGAAAACCAAACGGAGGTAA
- the LOC4328870 gene encoding putative callose synthase 8 isoform X1, whose protein sequence is MEVEIVEVGPSSRPLRYVPAQQRWRPTPTPLPPPPPPLPPPPAASAASSSGAGDAAAVASAANQFDSEKLPQTLVSEIRPFLRVANQIEHESPRVAYLCRFHAFEKAHMMDPRSTGRGVRQFKTALLQRLEQDEKSTFTKRMAKSDSQEIRLFYEKKEKADERELLPVLAEVLRAVQIGTGKEKQKRIASETFADKSALFRYNILPLYPGSTKQPIMLLPEIKVAVCAVFNVRSLPFANTKDHKNQMDIFLWMQSWFGFQKGNVANQREHLILLLANMHARLNPKSSSETMLDDRAVDELLAKTFENYLTWCKFLGRKSNIWLPSVKQEIQQHKLLYISLYLLIWGEASNLRLMPECLCYIFHHMSYELYGVLSGAVSLITGEKVRPAYGGDDESFLKKVVTPIYKEIYEESLKNKNGVSDHSTWRNYDDLNEFFWSADCFKLGWPMRLNNDFFFTSNKNKNSRLPIVPPVQQTEQQINQLRTSQQTDQQNTQLRTSQQTEQRNTQLRTPNGSSSFQNMLNPEAPGQTQQQTTSDTSQQKWLGKTNFVEVRSFWHIFRSFDRMWTLLVLGLQVLIIMAWHGLESPLQLLDPIIFQDVLSIFITNSVLRVIQVILDITFSWRTKRTMRFSQKLRFAVKLSIAVAWAIILPIFYASSQNYLSCSARRPKTFLGIFCLSKYMVVVALYLTSNVIGMALFFVPAVSSFLETSTWRICNMLAWWCQPELYVGRGMQEGQVPLLKYTTFWTILLSSKFLFSYYFEIKPLVEPTKEIMKVNVNKYEWHEFFPQVKSNAGAILAVWAPIILVYFMDTQIWYSVFCTIFGGMCGIIHHLGEIRTMGMVRSRFCTLLEAFNTSLVPHSMMTKKKGILPSFLEKKIFKNFGKAERHDPIKFALVWNQIINSFRSEDLISNREMDLMTMPMSLEHRSGSIRWPMFLLAKKFSEAVDMVANFTGKSTRLFCIIKKDNYMLCAINDFYELTKSILRHLVIGDVEKRVIAAIYTEIEKSIQNASLLVDFKMDHLPSLVAKFDRLAELLYTNKQELRYEVTILLQDIIDILVQDMLVDAQSVLGLINSSETLISDDDGTFEYYKPELFASISSISNIRFPFPENGPLKEQVKRLYLLLNTKEKVVEVPSNLEARRRISFFATSLFMDMPSAPKVSSMLSFSIITPYFNEEVKFSEDELHSDQDEASILSYMQKIYPDEWRNFLERLGPKVTQEEIRYWASFHGQTLSRTVRGMMYYRKALRLQAFLDRTNDQELCKGPAANGRQTKNMHQSLSTELDALADMKFSYVISCQKFGEQKSSGNPHAQDIIDLMTRYPALRVAYIEEKEIIVDNRPHKVYSSVLIKAENNLDQEIYRIKLPGPPLIGEGKPENQNHAIIFTRGEALQTIDMNQDNYLEEAYKMRNVLQEFVRHPRGKAPTILGLREHIFTGSVSSLAGFMSYQETSFVTIGQRFLADPLRVRFHYGHPDIFDRMFHLTRGGISKASKTINLSEDVFAGYNSILRRGHITYNEYIQVGKGRDVGLNQISKFEAKVANGNSEQTLSRDIHRLGRRFDFFRMLSCYFTTVGFYFNSLISVVGVYVFLYGQLYLVLSGLQRALLIEAETQNMKSLETALVSQSFLQLGLLTGLPMVMELGLEKGFRVALSDFILMQLQLASVFFTFSLGTKAHYYGRTILHGGAKYRPTGRKFVAFHASFTENYQLYSRSHFVKGFELVFLLIIYHIFRRSYVSTVVHVMITYSTWFMAVTWLFAPFLFNPAGFAWRKIVEDWADWTIWMRNQGGIGVQPEKSWESWWNAENAHLRHSVLSSRILEVLLSLRFFMYQYGLVYHLKISQDNKNFLVYLLSWVVIIAIVGLVKLVNCASRRLSSKHQLVFRLIKLLIFLSVMTSLILLSCLCQLSIMDLIICCLAFIPTGWGLLLIVQVLRPKIEYYAIWEPIQVIAHAYDYGMGSLLFFPIAALAWMPVISAIQTRVLFNRAFSRQLQIQPFIAGKTKRR, encoded by the exons ATGGAGGTGGAGATCGTCGAGGTGGGGCCGTCGAGCCGGCCGCTGCGGTACGTGCCGGCGCAGCAGCGGTGGAGGCCGACACCGACGCCgcttcctccgcctcctcccccgctgccacctcctcctgccgcctccgcggcgtcgtcgtcgggcgccggggacgcggcggcggttgcgtcCGCGGCGAATCAGTTCGACAGCGAGAAGCTGCCGCAGACGCTGGTGTCGGAGATCCGCCCGTTCCTCCGCGTCGCCAACCAGATCGAGCACGAGTCCCCCCGCGTCGCCTACCTCT GTCGATTTCACGCCTTTGAAAAGGCTCATATGATGGATCCACGTTCAACAGGGAGGGGTGTTCGTCAATTTAAAACTGCACTTCTTCAGAGACTTGAACAG GATGAGAAAAGCACATTTACAAAGAGAATGGCAAAAAGTGATTCTCAAGAGATCAGATTATTTTATGAGAA GAAAGAGAAAGCTGATGAGCGTGAACTTTTGCCTGTCCTGGCAGAAGTTCTGAGGGCTGTTCAGATTGGAACTGGCAAGGAG AAACAGAAACGCATTGCTAGCGAAACTTTTGCAGATAAGTCGGCCTTATTCCGATATAATATTCTTCCTCTGTATCCTGGATCAACTAAACAACCAATTATGCTTCTCCCTGAG ATCAAAGTTGCAGTGTGTGCGGTGTTTAATGTTCGCAGTCTTCCATTTGCTAACACCAAGGATCACAAAAATCAGATGGATATTTTTCTATGGATGCAAAGTTGGTTTGGATTCCAG aaaggAAATGTTGCCAATCAAAGGGAGCATCTCATTCTTTTGCTTGCAAATATGCATGCTCGCTTGAACCCCAAGTCATCCTCTGAAACAATG CTTGATGACAGAGCAGTAGATGAACTATTGGCAAAAACATTTGAGAACTATCTGACCTGGTGCAAGTTTTTGGGGAGAAAAAGCAACATATG GTTGCCCTCTGTGAAGCAGGAAATCCAGCAACATAAACTTCTGTACATATCTCTTTATCTTCTTATATGGGGAGAAGCATCAAACTTACGACTTATGCCAGAATGTTTATGCTACATCTTTCATCAT ATGTCGTATGAGTTATATGGAGTACTCTCAGGAGCTGTAAGCTTAATTACTGGCGAAAAAGTCAGACCTGCATATGGAGGAGATGAtgaatcatttttgaaaaaagtaGTGACGCCAATATACAAAGAGATATATGAG GAATCACTAAAGAACAAGAATGGAGTATCTGATCACTCAACATGGAGAAACTATGATGACCTCAACGAGTTCTTCTG GTCTGCAGATTGCTTCAAGCTTGGCTGGCCCATGCGCCTGAATAATGACTTCTTTTTTACGTCAAACAAAAATAAGAATTCTCGGCTTCCCATTGTTCCACCAGTTCAGCAAACCGAGCAACAAATCAACCAATTGAGAACATCTCAGCAAACTGATCAACAAAACACCCAATTGAGAACATCTCAGCAAACTGAGCAACGAAACACCCAATTGAGAACACCCAATGGATCCTCATCGTTTCAAAATATGCTCAATCCCGAAGCACCGGGGCAAACACAACAG CAAACTACAAGCGACACATCTCAACAGAAGTGGTTAGGAAAGACAAATTTTGTTGAGGTCCGATCCTTTTGGCATATCTTCAGAAGCTTTGATAGGATGTGGACACTCCTTGTGCTTGGGCTTCAG GTTCTTataataatggcatggcatggatTAGAAAGTCCTCTCCAGTTACTTGATCCAATAATTTTTCAGGATGTTCTGAGTATTTTCATAACCAATTCAGTACTTCGAGTTATTCAAG TTATTCTTGATATTACTTTCTCATGGAGAACCAAGAGAACGATGAGATTTAGTCAGAAGCTAAGATTTGCTGTAAAACTTTCTATTGCTGTGGCATGGGCCATCATTCTTCCCATATTTTATGCTAGTTCCCAAAACTACTTGTCTTGTTCAGCTAGACGACCTAAAACTTTTCTGGGGATCTTCTGCTTGTCGAAATATATGGTGGTCGTTGCATTGTACCTTACAAGCAATGTGATTGGGATGGCATTGTTTTTTGTTCCTGCTGTAAGCAGTTTTTTAGAGACATCTACTTGGAGAATTTGCAATATGTTAGCCTGGTGGTGTCAG CCTGAGTTATATGTTGGACGAGGAATGCAAGAAGGCCAAGTACCTTTACTAAA GTATACAACATTTTGGACAATTCTCTTGTCAAGCAAATTTTTATTTAGCTACTACTTTGag ATTAAGCCTCTTGTTGAACCCACGAAAGAAATTATGAAGGTCAATGTGAATAAATATGAGTGGCATGAATTCTTTCCTCAAG TCAAAAGCAACGCTGGAGCTATTCTTGCTGTATGGGCCCCTATAATTCTT GTCTATTTCATGGACACACAGATTTGGTATTCTGTATTCTGTACCATCTTTGGTGGTATGTGTGGTATTATTCATCATCTTGGTGAG ATTCGTACAATGGGAATGGTGAGAAGTCGATTCTGTACCTTGCTAGAGGCGTTCAATACCTCTCTTGTTCCTCATTCAATGATGACAAAGAAAAAGGGAATATTGCCTAGTTTcttggaaaagaaaatatttaag AATTTTGGTAAAGCTGAAAGACATGATCCAATAAAGTTTGCTCTTGTTTGGAATCAAATAATAAATAGCTTCCGCTCAGAGGATTTAATAAGTAATAG AGAGATGGACTTGATGACAATGCCCATGTCACTAGAACATAGGTCTGGTTCTATTCGTTGGCCCATGTTTTTACTCGCCAAAAAG TTTTCAGAAGCAGTAGATATGGTAGCCAATTTTACTGGAAAAAGTACACGACTCTTCTGTATAATTAAGAAGGATAATTACATGCTTTGTGCAATCAATGATTTCTACGAATTGACAAAAAGTATTTTGAGGCATCTGGTTATTGGTGATGTAGAGAAGAG GGTAATAGCTGCCATCTACACTGAAATCGAAAAGAGTATTCAGAATGCAAGTCTATTGGTTGATTTTAAGATGGACCATTTGCCTTCACTGGTTGCCAAGTTTGACAGATTGGCTGAGCTTCTG TACACGAACAAACAAGAACTTCGATATGAAGTGACAATTTTACTCCAAGATATCATTGATATTCTGGTCCAAGATATGCTTGTAGATGCTCAAAG TGTATTAGGTCTGATTAATTCTTCTGAAACACTGATCTCGGATGATGATGGAACCTTTGAGTACTACAAACCAGAGCTCTTTGCATCTATCAGCTCAATATCGAACATACGTTTTCCATTTCCTGAGAATGGCCCACTAAAAGAGCAG GTGAAACGCCTCTACCTTCTGCTTAATACTAAAGAAAAGGTCGTGGAAGTACCGTCAAATTTAGAGGCTCGGCGACGCATTTCATTTTTTGCCACGTCTCTTTTTATGGATATGCCATCTGCTCCGAAAGTCAGCAGTATGCTGTCATTTAG CATAATAACTCCATATTTCAACGAAGAGGTAAAGTTTTCAGAGGACGAACTTCATTCAGATCAAGACGAGGCATCCATCCTTTCCTACATGCAAAAGATATATCCAG ATGAATGGAGAAACTTTTTGGAACGGCTTGGTCCAAAGGTCACACAAGAAGAAATCAGATACTGGGCTTCTTTCCATGGTCAAACATTAAGCCGAACTG TCCGAGGAATGATGTATTACAGAAAAGCACTGAGACTACAGGCTTTCTTAGACAGGACAAATGACCAAG AATTATGCAAAGGACCTGCGGCGAATGGGCGACAAACTAAGAACATGCACCAATCATTATCAACTGAACTAGACGCACTTGCTGATATGAAATTTTCGTACGTCATCTCATGTCAGAAGTTTGGGGAACAGAAATCTAGTGGTAATCCTCATGCTCAAGACATTATCGATCTAATGACAAG GTATCCAGCTCTACGTGTCGCCTACATTGAAGAGAAGGAGATCATAGTAGATAATAGGCCTCATAAGGTTTATTCATCAGTTTTAATAAAAGCAGAAAACAATTTAGACCAG GAAATTTACCGTATAAAGCTGCCTGGTCCACCCCTTATTGGAGAAGGGAAGCCTGAAAATCAAAATCACGCTATTATATTCACCCGTGGAGAAGCTCTACAAACAATCGATATGAACCAA GACAACTATCTGGAAGAAGCTTATAAGATGAGAAACGTGCTTCAAGAATTTGTTAGGCATCCTAGGGGCAAAGCTCCAACTATCCTTGGGCTTAGAGAGCACATCTTCACTGGAAG TGTTTCTTCACTTGCTGGATTCATGTCATATCAAGAAACCAGCTTTGTTACAATTGGACAAAGATTTCTTGCTGACCCCCTCAG GGTGCGGTTTCATTATGGTCATCCAGACATTTTTGATCGGATGTTTCATTTGACAAGAGGTGGCATAAGCAAAGCGTCTAAAACTATTAACTTAAGTGAGGACGTGTTTGCTG GGTATAATTCCATATTGCGCCGTGGACATATAACTTATAATGAGTACATTCAAGTTGGCAAAGGGCGTGATGTTGGTCTTAATCAGATATCAAAATTTGAAGCTAAAGTTGCAAATGGGAATAGTGAACAAACTCTTAGCCGTGATATCCATCGGCTAGGGCGACGCTTTGATTTTTTCAGGATGCTCTCTTGTTATTTCACAACAGTGGGATTTTACTTCAATAGTCTA ATATCAGTTGTAGGCGTTTATGTTTTCCTCTATGGACAATTGTATTTGGTTCTTAGCGGCCTACAGAGAGCTCTGTTAATTGAAGCTGAGACTCAGAATATGAAGTCCTTAGAAACTGCCCTGGTATCTCAGTCTTTTCTCCAGCTGGGTCTGCTTACAGGATTACCTATGGTGATGGAGCTAGGTCTGGAAAAAGGTTTCCGAGTAGCTTTGAGTGACTTTATCCTCATGCAACTGCAGTTGGCTTCAGTTTTCTTCACATTCTCTCTTGGAACAAAAGCTCACTATTATGGACGTACTATTCTTCACGGTGGTGCAAAATACCGACCAACAGGGCGCAAATTTGTGGCATTCCATGCAAGCTTTACAGAAAACTACCAGTTATACTCCCGAAGTCATTTTGTCAAAGGATTTGAATTGGTCTTCCTTCTGATAATTTACCATATTTTTAGAAGATCGTATGTGAGCACTGTGGTACATGTGATGATCACATACTCAACGTGGTTTATGGCAGTGACTTGGCTGTTTGCACCTTTTCTTTTTAACCCAGCTGGTTTTGCTTGGCGTAAGATTGTTGAGGATTGGGCAGACTGGACAATATGGATGAGGAACCAAGGGGGCATAGGAGTGCAACCAGAAAAGAGCTGGGAATCATGGTGGAATGCTGAGAATGCACATCTTCGTCACTCAGTACTGAGTTCTAGGATTCTTGAAGTGTTGCTCTCCTTGCGCTTCTTCATGTATCAATACGGACTTGTCTATCATCTCAAGATATCTCAAGACAACAAAAATTTCCTAGTCTACTTGCTTTCTTGGGTTGTTATTATTGCCATTGTTGGGTTAGTTAAG CTTGTTAATTGTGCTAGCCGTCGGTTGAGCTCAAAGCACCAGCTTGTCTTCAGGCTTATCAAATTGTTAATATTCCTCTCAGTGATGACCTCCTTAATCCTTCTCTCTTGCCTCTGCCAACTATCCATCATGGATTTGATCATCTGTTGCCTCGCTTTCATACCAACTGGTTGGGGCCTCCTCCTT ATCGTTCAAGTTTTGAGGCCAAAAATTGAATACTATGCCATATGGGAGCCTATTCAGGTTATTGCTCATGCTTACGACTACGGAATGGGTTCACTGCTATTTTTTCCGATCGCTGCATTAGCATGGATGCCTGTTATCTCCGCCATCCAAACCAGGGTTCTTTTCAACAGGGCATTTTCTAGGCAGTTGCAGATCCAACCTTTTATTGCAGGGAAAACCAAACGGAGGTAA